The genomic stretch GTTATTTTATCGGGATGCTATTTCATCGTTATGTTCTCCATTCTTGTACAGGGATTGAGCTTGAATAAAGTAGTTGACAGAATTGTTTCACACAGGGAAAAAAGATTGCGAAACGCATAAACTTTATTACCTTGCTTTCTTAAAAATTCAGTTTTATAAAAATGGTCATTTCAGTTTCCAATGCAAATATTTATCAGGGCAACAACCTCATTTTACAGGACGTAAATTTTACGATAACCGAAGGCGAATTCGTATATCTCGTAGGAAAAACAGGTTCCGGTAAAAGTAGTTTGCTTAAAACTTTGTACGGCGAGCTTCCTTTAAGAGAAGGCGATGCAACGGTGGCAGATTTTCAAATCAAAGGAATGACGTGGAAGGAAGTGCCTTTTTTGAGAAGAAACATAGGCATTGTGTTTCAGGATTTTCATTTGCTGACGGATAGGAATGTTTATCAAAACCTAAATTTCGTATTGCGCGCCACAGGCTGGAAAGATAAAAAGCAAATCGACAATAAAATTGAAGAAACGCTTGAAAAAGTGGGCTTGAAAAACAAGAGCTTTAAAATGCCGCATGAAATGAGCGGCGGCGAACAACAGCGTGTGGACATTGCGCGCGCTTTACTGAACTCCCCAAAATTAATTCTCGCCGATGAACCTACCGGAAACCTTGACCCGGAAACGAGCAACGGCATTATGCAACTGCTGCTTACCATCAGCAAAGATTTAAGTACAACTGTTTTAATGGCAACGCACGATTACGAAGTAATCCGCCGTTATCCGTCGCGCATACTCAAAACCGAAAACGGAAAAGTACTGGATAGCAAAGAAGTATTTGCAAACAAAGAAACGGAATGAATGAAAAGCCATTGATAGTTATTTCTGCCGTAAGATATTTCCGGGGCGGAACAATTGTCATTGTGGACGATTGCCTTGAATATGTTTCAAAACACCTGTCTCAAATTTACCGGATAAAAGTGCTGGTTTATCAAAAAGAAAAGTTTATTCATCACGACGAAATCGAGTTCGTCGAATTTCCAAAAGCCAGACACAGCTTGTTTTTCAGGCTGTATTATGAATATTTCCTTTTCAAAAAATTATCCGCAAAATGGAAGCCAAAACTCTGGCTGTCCCTGCAAGACACTACACCCAACGTAACAGCCGAAATTCAGGCAGTATATTTTCATAACCCGCTGCTGATTTTAAAAAAACTACGGAAGACTGTAACAATACAGCCTCGTCTTATAGGAATTTGGTTCTTGTATAAAACCATTTACAAAAGCGGCATTACAAAGAATAAATATGTTGTTGTTCAACAAAAGCAATGGCAAGATGTTCTTCAAAAAACATATCATTTAAGCGCATCCAAACTGCTGATTTTTCCACCCAAAATCAGTCCGTACCCGGTAGAAAAAACTGAGACAAGCATTTATACTTTTATTTTTTCGGCAACGGCGCTGGCGCACAAAAATTTTAAAATCGTATGCGAGGCCTGTATGCTTCTGAATAAAAAAACAGATTTATATAAAGTGTTGCTTGTGATTTCCGGCACCGAAAATAAATACATAAACAAATTAAAAAAACAATACAAACTGCCACAGTTACAATTTAAAAAATTCTCGGGAAGAAGCGATTTATTTCAATATTATAACCAAAGCAACTGCATGATTTTTCCTTCGCTGCTCGAAACCTGGGGCTTGCCGTTGAGCGAATTTGCCATGCAAAACAAACCCATTATTTGTGCGAACTTGCCTTATGCAAAAGAAACTTTGGCGAACTATGAAAAGGTAAAATTTTTTAATCCCTACGACGCACAGGAACTCGAAAACTATATGTTCGCTGCAATTAACGACAAACTTAGTTTTGATAAGAATCCGTTTCAATATTCACAACCTGTGATTCAAAACTGGGAAGAATTGTTCAGCAAACTGCTTACTGAATAGAGCTGTAAAATGCTATCAATTTCTTCTCTTCATTCTCCCAATTATATACTTCACGCGCCTTTAAACAATTTTGTTGTAAACGATTGTACAATTCCTTATCATTCAGTAAACGGTTAATCGCATTGGCAATTGTTTCAGGCTGCAAATCATCAATCAGCACGGCGATTTCGTATTGGTCATTAATCTTTTTGTTTTCAGGATAATTCATCGAAACTTGCGGAATACCTGCGTGCATATAATCGAAAAAACGATTGGTCAGAGAATAATAAAAGCTCGCGCCAAGATTGTCGTTCATGTTCAAACCAATATATGCTTCATCGGTATATGTGCGTAAATTTTCGGGTTTTACAAATCCTTTGAAATCGATTTTGCCGGCAACATTTTCTTTTGCCGCATTCATTTTTACTTCATCAAAATATCTTCCGTTTCCACAGACAACAAGCTGTGCATCAATATTTCTCATCGCAGGAATTAATCCTTCAAACCCACGTCCGCGCTCAATTGCACCTTGATAAATTAATAATTTTTTGTTTTTGTTTTCATTAATTTCTTTAGGTTGCAATAGCGGGCTGTTCATCACAATGAAATAATCAACGCCGTACATTTTTTTGTACTCGCTCGCGTATCCGCCATTTTCCGTATAACCCAGTCTAAACTTCGGCTGTGCAAATTTTTCAATTGATTTCCATATTTTATAAATGCTTGGGCGACTGATGATGTCGTGCATTTCGCAGAACAGTTCGTGCGCGTCAAACACACGCGTTTTGTCTTTTATTTTGGAAGAAAATAAAACAGGCAGCGCCGTATCCAAATCGTCGGCGCAAAGAATATCGCATTTTTTGAAAAGCAGGTAGAAGAATAATCGGATGTTGGTTTCGGCAAAAAATAAAGGTCCTTTTTCAAAGAAAGAAGCGAGTCGTTTCTGCCCGAAAATTTTTTGTGTAAGCGGAACAGATTTTTTCTTTTTAAAACCTACAAGTTCAACATCAAAACCGGCTTTTGCAAGCGATGAACAAATTTTGTTCATACGCTGGTCGTAGGTCAGGTCATTGGTAACGGTAAAAATTATATGCTTCAAAGCCTGTTATTATTTGGGTTTCTTGTATTTCAGTTTTACGGGAACAACGCCCGCATCAGTCATATTGATGCGCCGTGCCGCTTTGAGGCTTAAATCAATAATTCGTCCTTTCACAAAAGGTCCTCTGTCGTTGATACGCACTTTTACCGATTTCCCATTGCTGAGATTTGTAACCGTAACATGCGTGCCAAAAGGCAACGTTTTACTTGCCGCCGTCAGCCTGTGTTTTCGGTAACGTTCGCCATTGGCGGTTCTTTTACCTTCCGTGTAGTAAGATGCTTTGCCTGTCTCCGTAATATAATGCGCACAGGAAAAGCACATAATCGAAATGCCGATGAATACGATATAGAAAAGAAATTTTTGCATGATGGAAACTTTATTTAACCACATAGAAACATAGCTTTTTGCATAGATGAATGCAGCGAAAATTAAAGTTGCGCATTAGATTTTCATCAAAGATGAAAATACTAAATAAGTTCAATTCTTTTTAAAGTATTTATGTTTCTATGTGGTTAGATTTTTTTATTCAAACGGAATCTTTACCACAGTTGCTTTTACATTTTTATCGCGTATGCTGATGAAAATTTCCGAATCAAGCGAAGCATTGTCAACGGTTACATAACCTAAGCCAATCGCCTTATTCAGCGACGGCGCTTGCGTTCCGCTGGTAACTTTTCCTATTTCATTTCCATTTGCATCAACGATTTTATAATCATGGCGGGGAATGCCGCGCTCCTGCATTTCAAATCCGACTAATTTTTTAGTAATACCATTTTCTTTTTGTGCAACAAATTTTTCCTGCGAAGTAAACGGCGTGGCTTTTTTCAGTTTTGTAATCCATCCAAGTCCCGCTTCGAGCGGCGAAGTGGTATCGTCAATGTCATTTCCATACAAGCAATAACCCATTTCCAGGCGAAGCGTATCGCGTGCGCCAAGCCCTGCCGGTTTAATGCCGTTTGTTTTTCCCGCTTCAAAAATGGCGTTCCAAATTTTATCGGCATTATCATCTTTATCTTCAAAATAAATTTCAACGCCGCCTGCGCCCGTGTAACCGGTTGCGCTGATAATCACGTTTTCAACTCCGGCAAAAGTTCCTTTTTCAAACGTATAATATTTTAGGCTCTGCAAGTCTGTTGAAGTTAATGGTTCCAGAATTTTACAAGCATTCGGTCCTTGAATGGCGAGCAAACAAGTTTTGTCGCTAATGTTGTGCATCTCCACATTTTCCGTATTGTGCGCTGCAACCCAATTCCAGTCTTTATCGATGTTAGAAGCATTTACCACCAACATATATTGCTGATTTTGCTCAATGCAATACACGAGCAAATCATCCACGATGCCGCCTTCGTCGTTCGGGAAGCAACTGTATTGCGCTTGTCCGTTTAAGAGTTTTGTAGCGTCGTTCGATGTTACGCGCTGAATCAAATCCAAAGCTTTATCGCCTTTTAAAATAAATTCGCCCATGTGGCTTACATCAAACACGCCTGCATTGTTGCGCACGGCAAAGTGTTCATCATTAATTCCCGAATAACTAATGGGCATATTGTAGCCGGCAAACTCAGCCATTTTCGCGCCAAGTGCAATGTGTTTCTCTGTAAACGGAGTATTCTTCATTCTGTTTTTATTAAAAATAATTTGGGTGTAAAAGTAAAGAATGTGCGTGTTGAGAGCAAATGTATTATCAGCTTTGCTCCACGCTTTCAATGAAACGAATTAAAGGCAAAGCATTGCTTCCGTCAAGCACAGATGCTGCGTGGTTTTGGAGCGAATCAATAACATCTGCAATCGCTTCGGAATGAAAATTTTTTTGTTCTGTCGAAATATTTTCCAAAGAAATGTTTTCTGCTAAGTCCGCATATTTAATTTGATTCAAATATTGGTCGCCGATTTTGATTGTTCCTTTTTCGGCAATAATAATAATGCCGCTTTCAAAATTTTTATTGAAGGTCGATGTCGTAAACGTAAAACTTCCCGCAACATTATTCGCGCTAAAATCAACAATGCCGGAATCGGAAAACTCAGTAAACGAATGATTAAAATTGAATGTGCGGGATGAAATACATTTTGCTTCGCCAAACCAATAATTGATTGCATCTATAAAATGCGAAAATTGCGTAAACAATACACCGCCGTCCATCGCACGCGAGCCGTGCCACTCGCGGCTTTTGTAATATGCCTCGTTGCGATTCCAATAGCATTGAATGTTGAGCAAATAAATTTTCCCGAGATGATGATTGTCAATTAATCGTTTTACAAAATTTACCGCAGGCGAAAACCGCAACTGCAGAAAAGAGAAAACACGTCTATTATTTACCTGCGCAACACGCAACATCTCTTCTGCATCTTTTGTATTCAGTGCAAGTGGTTTTTCTACAATCACGTGTTTGCCCGCATTTAAACATTGTATTGCTTGTTGCGCGTGAAGCCCGTTGGGCGTAGCAATGCACACGATTTCTGTTTCACTGTCTTTCTGTAAAAAATCGTCCAATGACGCATAATGCAACACGTCATTTTCTTGTAATGCTAAATGTTCTACAACCGAAATCAAACGAGCATTCGCGGTCTGTTCAATTGCCGCTTTGTGTATTTTACCAATGTGCCCGAAACCTATAATGGAAAAATTCATGCAAATTATTTATGTTGTAAAAGTAAAGAACAAATGGATGTGTTATTTTTGAAGACAGAAGAAAAACTTTATTCAATCGTATAAATTCTAAAAAAATTCTTTTGTACTTCGTTAAATCAAATTTTCTCTTACGCAACTTATATCCCAATCGTGTTTGGAAGAAAAATACGGAAGGCGAAAAAGTACTGTATTTAACTTTCGACGACGGTCCACACGAAACAGCAACTCCTTTTGCGTTGCACACACTACGCGGGTTTCAGGCGAAAGCAACTTTCTTCTGCATCGGAAAAAATGTTGAGCAGCATCCAACTATTTTTCAACAAATTTTAGACGAAGGACATTCCGTAGGCAATCATACTTTCAACCATTTGAATGGTTGGAAAACC from Arachidicoccus sp. BS20 encodes the following:
- a CDS encoding Gfo/Idh/MocA family protein, with the translated sequence MNFSIIGFGHIGKIHKAAIEQTANARLISVVEHLALQENDVLHYASLDDFLQKDSETEIVCIATPNGLHAQQAIQCLNAGKHVIVEKPLALNTKDAEEMLRVAQVNNRRVFSFLQLRFSPAVNFVKRLIDNHHLGKIYLLNIQCYWNRNEAYYKSREWHGSRAMDGGVLFTQFSHFIDAINYWFGEAKCISSRTFNFNHSFTEFSDSGIVDFSANNVAGSFTFTTSTFNKNFESGIIIIAEKGTIKIGDQYLNQIKYADLAENISLENISTEQKNFHSEAIADVIDSLQNHAASVLDGSNALPLIRFIESVEQS
- a CDS encoding glycosyltransferase, producing the protein MNEKPLIVISAVRYFRGGTIVIVDDCLEYVSKHLSQIYRIKVLVYQKEKFIHHDEIEFVEFPKARHSLFFRLYYEYFLFKKLSAKWKPKLWLSLQDTTPNVTAEIQAVYFHNPLLILKKLRKTVTIQPRLIGIWFLYKTIYKSGITKNKYVVVQQKQWQDVLQKTYHLSASKLLIFPPKISPYPVEKTETSIYTFIFSATALAHKNFKIVCEACMLLNKKTDLYKVLLVISGTENKYINKLKKQYKLPQLQFKKFSGRSDLFQYYNQSNCMIFPSLLETWGLPLSEFAMQNKPIICANLPYAKETLANYEKVKFFNPYDAQELENYMFAAINDKLSFDKNPFQYSQPVIQNWEELFSKLLTE
- a CDS encoding cell division ATP-binding protein FtsE — encoded protein: MVISVSNANIYQGNNLILQDVNFTITEGEFVYLVGKTGSGKSSLLKTLYGELPLREGDATVADFQIKGMTWKEVPFLRRNIGIVFQDFHLLTDRNVYQNLNFVLRATGWKDKKQIDNKIEETLEKVGLKNKSFKMPHEMSGGEQQRVDIARALLNSPKLILADEPTGNLDPETSNGIMQLLLTISKDLSTTVLMATHDYEVIRRYPSRILKTENGKVLDSKEVFANKETE
- a CDS encoding septal ring lytic transglycosylase RlpA family protein — its product is MWLNKVSIMQKFLFYIVFIGISIMCFSCAHYITETGKASYYTEGKRTANGERYRKHRLTAASKTLPFGTHVTVTNLSNGKSVKVRINDRGPFVKGRIIDLSLKAARRINMTDAGVVPVKLKYKKPK
- a CDS encoding glycosyltransferase — translated: MKHIIFTVTNDLTYDQRMNKICSSLAKAGFDVELVGFKKKKSVPLTQKIFGQKRLASFFEKGPLFFAETNIRLFFYLLFKKCDILCADDLDTALPVLFSSKIKDKTRVFDAHELFCEMHDIISRPSIYKIWKSIEKFAQPKFRLGYTENGGYASEYKKMYGVDYFIVMNSPLLQPKEINENKNKKLLIYQGAIERGRGFEGLIPAMRNIDAQLVVCGNGRYFDEVKMNAAKENVAGKIDFKGFVKPENLRTYTDEAYIGLNMNDNLGASFYYSLTNRFFDYMHAGIPQVSMNYPENKKINDQYEIAVLIDDLQPETIANAINRLLNDKELYNRLQQNCLKAREVYNWENEEKKLIAFYSSIQ
- the gcvT gene encoding glycine cleavage system aminomethyltransferase GcvT — encoded protein: MKNTPFTEKHIALGAKMAEFAGYNMPISYSGINDEHFAVRNNAGVFDVSHMGEFILKGDKALDLIQRVTSNDATKLLNGQAQYSCFPNDEGGIVDDLLVYCIEQNQQYMLVVNASNIDKDWNWVAAHNTENVEMHNISDKTCLLAIQGPNACKILEPLTSTDLQSLKYYTFEKGTFAGVENVIISATGYTGAGGVEIYFEDKDDNADKIWNAIFEAGKTNGIKPAGLGARDTLRLEMGYCLYGNDIDDTTSPLEAGLGWITKLKKATPFTSQEKFVAQKENGITKKLVGFEMQERGIPRHDYKIVDANGNEIGKVTSGTQAPSLNKAIGLGYVTVDNASLDSEIFISIRDKNVKATVVKIPFE